One window of Mediterraneibacter gnavus ATCC 29149 genomic DNA carries:
- a CDS encoding energy-coupling factor ABC transporter substrate-binding protein, producing the protein MSKKNKTLVLVLLLAVVLLAAVPFLTLKDAEFGGSDDAGSVMVEEIHGEYEPWFTPVLEDFLGKEIPGEVESLLFCVQTGIGVGIIAFCMGRLVERKKWQNDNH; encoded by the coding sequence ATGAGTAAGAAAAATAAAACACTGGTACTGGTTCTGCTGCTCGCGGTGGTCCTGCTGGCGGCAGTTCCGTTTCTGACTTTGAAAGATGCAGAGTTTGGCGGATCAGATGATGCGGGAAGTGTGATGGTAGAAGAGATCCATGGAGAATATGAACCGTGGTTTACCCCTGTTTTGGAAGATTTTCTTGGAAAAGAAATCCCGGGAGAGGTGGAGTCCCTGCTGTTTTGTGTACAGACCGGAATCGGCGTGGGAATCATCGCTTTTTGCATGGGTCGTCTCGTAGAGCGGAAGAAGTGGCAGAATGATAATCATTGA
- a CDS encoding energy-coupling factor ABC transporter permease, with product MTKKQNILLKASIAIAVLFAIAPASNAMHIMEGYLQATFCIAWGVICLPFIVAGFFSIQKTLKQNRKTLILLAMSGAFVFVISSLKIPSVTGSCSHMTGTGLGAILFGPTAAGVLGLIVLLFQAILLAHGGLTTLGANTFSMAIAGPFLSYGIYKLCQKLNVNRKVAVFLAAFFGDLFTYCVTSLQLAMAYPSEAGGVGASAVKFLGVFAPTQLPLAVMEGLLTVVIVIALESYAKPELKAVGFLKEEK from the coding sequence ATGACAAAAAAACAAAATATCTTACTGAAGGCAAGCATCGCAATCGCGGTGTTATTTGCCATTGCACCGGCTTCAAATGCTATGCACATTATGGAGGGATACCTTCAGGCAACATTTTGCATTGCGTGGGGAGTCATCTGCCTGCCGTTTATCGTCGCAGGATTTTTTTCCATTCAAAAAACATTAAAACAGAACAGAAAAACACTGATCCTTCTGGCAATGTCAGGAGCCTTTGTGTTTGTGATTTCTTCCTTGAAGATCCCGTCTGTGACCGGAAGCTGTTCCCATATGACAGGAACCGGACTGGGTGCGATCTTATTCGGGCCGACGGCAGCAGGCGTGTTGGGGCTGATCGTGTTATTATTTCAGGCAATCCTGCTGGCACACGGCGGACTGACCACGCTGGGAGCCAATACATTTTCTATGGCGATCGCAGGTCCGTTTCTTTCTTATGGGATTTATAAGCTTTGCCAGAAACTCAATGTAAACCGGAAGGTGGCAGTGTTTCTGGCAGCATTTTTCGGGGATCTGTTCACTTACTGTGTAACCAGTCTGCAGCTTGCTATGGCATATCCGTCTGAAGCGGGCGGGGTGGGAGCTTCCGCAGTGAAATTCCTTGGAGTGTTTGCTCCGACACAGCTTCCGCTGGCAGTAATGGAAGGACTTCTTACGGTTGTGATCGTGATCGCACTGGAGTCTTATGCAAAACCGGAACTCAAAGCCGTTGGATTTTTAAAGGAGGAAAAGTAG
- a CDS encoding cob(I)yrinic acid a,c-diamide adenosyltransferase has translation MRQGMIHIYCGDGKGKTTAATGLAVRAAGSGMKVLFARFLKNENSAELCVLDQIPGIEVIHLPKSYGFYNTQSEEEKAETKQMYEELWKYALDRAKNGACDMLVMDEFMAADRYGLIPHEEAIQFLKEKPEGLEVVLTGRDPSEDLIRIADYVSEIRKVKHPFDCGVYARRGIEY, from the coding sequence ATGAGGCAGGGAATGATCCACATTTACTGTGGAGACGGAAAAGGAAAGACCACGGCAGCTACGGGACTTGCAGTTCGGGCGGCCGGAAGCGGGATGAAAGTACTGTTTGCCCGTTTTTTGAAGAATGAGAACTCTGCAGAATTGTGTGTGTTAGATCAGATTCCGGGGATAGAAGTGATCCATTTACCGAAGTCCTATGGGTTTTATAACACGCAGTCCGAGGAAGAAAAGGCAGAAACAAAGCAGATGTATGAAGAATTGTGGAAGTATGCACTGGATCGGGCGAAAAATGGAGCGTGTGACATGCTTGTCATGGATGAATTTATGGCAGCAGACAGGTATGGTCTGATCCCGCATGAAGAGGCTATTCAGTTTTTGAAAGAGAAACCAGAAGGTCTGGAAGTGGTTCTGACCGGACGGGATCCGTCAGAGGATCTGATCAGAATAGCGGATTATGTGTCTGAGATCCGGAAAGTAAAGCATCCGTTTGATTGCGGCGTTTATGCCCGCAGAGGAATTGAATATTAA